CGAGATCCTCGGCCACTACAACCCGCTCACGCAGCCGCCGACCGTGTCGATCGACCGGGCGAAGGTCGACGCGTGGATCGCCAAGGGCGCCCAGCCCTCGAACACGGTGCGGAAGCTGATGGCGCGCACCCGGGAGCCGAAGACGTAGGCGGCCGCATGGACGGGCGGCTCGTGGTCATCGGCGAGATCGCGCGGCCCCACGGCCTCTCCGGCGAGGTCCGCGTGACGCCGCTCACGGACGCGCCGGAGCGCTTCGAGCATCTCAGGGAGTGCGTGCTCTGGGACGCGGCACGGGACCGGCGCGAGACGCGCCGCATCACCGCCGCCCGCCGGCACGGCTCCACCGTGCTCGTGTCGCTCGCGGGCTGTGCGTCGGCGGAGGACGCGCGGGAGCTGGTGGGCCGGCTCCTGGCGCTGCCGGAGGAGGCGGCGCTGCCGCCCGGTCCCGGGCGCTTCTACCCCTGGCAGCTCGAGGGCTGTCGCGTCCTGACCGAGGACGGGCGGGAGGTGGGGCGCGTCAGCGGCGTCGAGCGGTCGCCGGCCCAGGATCTCTGGGTCGTCAGCGACGGGACGCGGGAGCACCTCGTGCCGGCGGTGGCGGAGATCGTGATCGAAGTGGACCTGGCGGCGCGCCGGATCGTCATCCGGCCGCCCGACGGACTGCTGGACTTGTAGCGCGCCGAGGCGGGGCGAGCGATGCGTATCGACATCGTCACGCTCTTTCCCGGCATGGTGGAGCCGGTGATCGCCGCGTCCATGCTGGGCCGGGCGCGCGCCGGCGGGCGCGTTGACATCCGGGCCGTCGATCTCCGAGACTACGCGAAGGGCAAGCGCCGCGTGACCGACGACTATCAGTTCGGGGGCGGCGGCGGCATGGTGTTGAAGCCCGAGCCGCTGTTCGCCGCGGTCGAGGCGCTCCGGACCCCGGGCGCGCGCGTCGTCCTGCTCGACCCGCGGGGCCGGACGTTCACGCAGCAGGTGGCCGCGGAGCTCGCGCGCGAGGCGCATCTGATCCTGCTCGCGGGCCGCTACGAGGGCGTGGACGAGCGCGTGCACGAGCGCTGCGCCGACGACGCGATCTCGATCGGCGACTACGTGCTGACGGGCGGCGAGCTGCCCGCGCTCGTGGTGGCCGACGCGGTCGCCCGGCTCCTGCCGGGCGTGCTCGGCGCCGAGGGCGCCGCGGAGCGCGAGTCGTTCGCGAGCGGGCTCCTCGAGCCGCCGCAGTACACGCGGCCCGAGGAGTTCCGGGGCACGCGCGTGCCGCCGGTGCTCCTGTCGGGGGACCACGCGCGCATCGCGCGCTGGCGCCGCGTGCAGGCGCTGTGGCGGACGTGGCGGACGCGCCCGGACTTGCTGGAGTCCGCGGGGCTCACGCCCGAGGAGAGCACGATCGTGGAACGATTCAAGCGCGGCGAGACGCCCGAGCAGCTCGAGCCCTCCGCGCTCTAGCGAGAAAGGAATCCGAGTCATGGACGCGATCCGGCTGGTCGAGGCCGCGCAGCTCCGGAAGGACCGCCAGGGGTTCGGCCCCGGCGACACGGTGCGCGTGCACGTGAAGGTGGTCGAGGGCGAGAAGGAGCGCACGCAGGTGTTCGAGGGCATCGTCATCAGGAAGCGCGGCGAGGGCGCGCGCGCCTCGTTCACGGTCCGGCGCATCTCGTACGGCGTCGGCGTCGAGCGCACCTTCCCGCTCCACTCGCCCCGCATCGAGAAGGTCGAGGTGGCCCGCGCGGGCCGGGTGCGGCGCTCGAAGCTCTACTATCTCCGCGGGCTCGCGGGCAAGGCCGCCCGGCTGAAGGAGAAGCGCGCCGTGATCATCCCCACCACCGAAGAGAAAAAGTAGCCGGCGCCCCCGGCGTGACGCCGCCCCCCTCGGCGCCGTACCGCTACGAAGCCCGGGCCTGGCGCGCGGGCGTGGGGCGCGTCGTCGGGATCGACGAGGCGGGGCGCGGGCCGCTGGCGGGCCCGGTCGTGGCGGCGGCGGTGATCCTGGCGCCCGACCGGCGGATCCGCGGGCTCGCCGACTCGAAGCTCCTCACGCCCGAGCGGCGCGAGGAGCTCTTCCACGTCATCCGCGAGCAGGCGCTCGCCATCGGCGTCGGCGTCGTGGACCACGAGACGATCGACCGGATCAACATCCTCGAGGCCACCCGCCGCGCGATGGCCGCGGCCCTGGCGGCGCTCGCCGTCCTCCCCGAGCTCGTCATCACGGATTTCGTCGCGCTCCCCGCGCTGCCCTGCCCCCAGCGGAACCTCGTCGCCGGCGACCGGCGCTGCGCGAGCGTCGCCGCCGCCTCGATCGTCGCCAAGGTGACGCGCGACCGGCTCATGCTCGAGGCCGACGGGCGATTCCCCGAGTACGGCTTCGCGCGC
This region of Candidatus Methylomirabilota bacterium genomic DNA includes:
- the rpsP gene encoding 30S ribosomal protein S16; amino-acid sequence: MAVSIRLRRTGTTKRPRYRVVVADSRSPRDGRFIEILGHYNPLTQPPTVSIDRAKVDAWIAKGAQPSNTVRKLMARTREPKT
- the rimM gene encoding ribosome maturation factor RimM (Essential for efficient processing of 16S rRNA), whose protein sequence is MDGRLVVIGEIARPHGLSGEVRVTPLTDAPERFEHLRECVLWDAARDRRETRRITAARRHGSTVLVSLAGCASAEDARELVGRLLALPEEAALPPGPGRFYPWQLEGCRVLTEDGREVGRVSGVERSPAQDLWVVSDGTREHLVPAVAEIVIEVDLAARRIVIRPPDGLLDL
- the trmD gene encoding tRNA (guanosine(37)-N1)-methyltransferase TrmD, translating into MRIDIVTLFPGMVEPVIAASMLGRARAGGRVDIRAVDLRDYAKGKRRVTDDYQFGGGGGMVLKPEPLFAAVEALRTPGARVVLLDPRGRTFTQQVAAELAREAHLILLAGRYEGVDERVHERCADDAISIGDYVLTGGELPALVVADAVARLLPGVLGAEGAAERESFASGLLEPPQYTRPEEFRGTRVPPVLLSGDHARIARWRRVQALWRTWRTRPDLLESAGLTPEESTIVERFKRGETPEQLEPSAL
- the rplS gene encoding 50S ribosomal protein L19; its protein translation is MDAIRLVEAAQLRKDRQGFGPGDTVRVHVKVVEGEKERTQVFEGIVIRKRGEGARASFTVRRISYGVGVERTFPLHSPRIEKVEVARAGRVRRSKLYYLRGLAGKAARLKEKRAVIIPTTEEKK
- a CDS encoding ribonuclease HII gives rise to the protein MTPPPSAPYRYEARAWRAGVGRVVGIDEAGRGPLAGPVVAAAVILAPDRRIRGLADSKLLTPERREELFHVIREQALAIGVGVVDHETIDRINILEATRRAMAAALAALAVLPELVITDFVALPALPCPQRNLVAGDRRCASVAAASIVAKVTRDRLMLEADGRFPEYGFARHKGYATAEHLAALDRHGPCVIHRRTFAGVWRQGELFVLEEND